GGCTTTCGTATTTGCGTCCGGATAGCAAATCGCAGGTAACGGTGGAATACGATGGGGACGAGCCGGTTCGCGTTCACACAGTGGTGGTTTCGACGCAGCATGATGAGGACGTATCGCACGCGCAGATTAAGCGGGATGTGAAGGAGAAAGTGATCCGCGAGGTGGTGCCCACGCATCTTTTGGATGGGGATACGATTTATCACGTCAACCCAACCGGCAAATTTGTGGTGGGCGGGCCACACGGCGATTGTGGATTGACCGGACGAAAAATTATTGTGGATACGTACGGTGGGATGGGGCGTCACGGCGGTGGGGCGTTTTCCGGCAAGGATCCGAGCAAGGTGGATCGCAGTGGGCATTATGCGGCGCGCTGGGTCGCGAAAAATGTCGTTGCTGCAGGTCTGGCATCTCGATGCGAAGTGCAACTGGCTTACGCGATCGGGGTGGTAAAACCCGTTTCGGTCGCCGTAGATACGTTTGGCACGGGCAAGATTGAGGAATCAAAGATCGTTGATCTGATTGACGATCACTTTGATCTGACGCCCTCTGGCATTATTGCAGCACTCGATTTGACCAGGCCTGTGTATCGTTCTACAGCCGCTTATGGTCATTTTGGAAGGGGAGAATTTACATGGGAGCAGACGGGTAAAGCCGGTGTCTTAAAAAAAGCCGCAGGGCTGTAATATTTTCAATATCATCCTGCCAATTCTTTTTTAGCGCGGAATTCACTTCCGCGCTTTTTTTATTTCGCGTAAATAGCGTTCTCATCTTTCAAGATCGTATTGTTTTATTTTTTTGTGCAAGTTGGTGCGTTCGATGCCCAGGGCATTGGATGCGCGGGTGACATTTCCACCATGTCGCTCCAGTGCTTCGGCAATGTAGTGCCGCTCAACGGCCTCCCGCACCTGACGAAGTGTTCTTCCCACGCCGAGATCCGGGAAAGAGTCGGGTTGTTTTGGAATGGACATACCATCTAAAGTGGGTAGATCTTCGGGGTAGATGGTGTCTCCTGAAACCATTATTGAGAGGCGTTCAACCAGGTTTTTCAGTTCGCGGATGTTGCCGGGCCAGTCGTATTGCAGGAGCAGGTCGCGCGCTTCTGCCGATAGTGTTTTGGGTAAAAATCCATTTTCTTCGGCATAGGCTTTGAGGAAGTGTTCGGCCAACTCGGGGATGTCTTCGCGGCGCTCCCGCAAGGGCGGCGCTGTCAATGGTACCACATTCAGGCGAAAGTAGAGGTCTTCTCGAAATTTGCCCTGCTCGACTTCGGCGTGCAAGTTTTTGTTTGTCGCCGCGATGACGCGCACATCTACCCGAAAGGTTTTGGCACCGCCTACCCGTTCAAATTCACCTTGCTCGAGCGCGCGCAAAACCTTGGCCTGTACCGACAGGCTCATGTCGCCAATTTCATCGAGAAATAACGTCCCGCCATCGGCCTGGAGGAATTTGCCGTCGCGCGTTTTGACCGCGCCGGTAAATGCGCCTCGATCACTTCCAAACAATTCGCTTTCAATGAGTTCTTCGGGAATGGCAGCACAATTTACTTTGACAAAGGAATTTTTCGCTCTGTGACTCATTTTGTGTACAGCGCGGGCAATGAGTTCTTTACCTGTACCGCTTTCTCCGAGGATGAGGACGCGCCCATTGGTGGGGGCAACGCGCGCGATCTGGTTGCGAATTTCTGTCAGGGCAGGACTTTGCCCCACCATTTCATAGCGTCCCTCAATTTGTTGCTTGAGGTGGCGATTTTCCGCGGCGAGTTCCCGCGTTTGAAGGGCGCGAGAAATCGCCATGAGCACTTTGTCGCGATCGAGGGGTTTTTCAAGGAAATCATAAGCTCCTCGTTTGATGGCGAGAACGGCGTTTTGCACATTGCCGTGTCCCGAAATCATGATGATTGCCAGATTGGGACGCACTTCGAGGAGTTTGGGCAGCAGGTCAAGGCCATTGATTTCTG
The sequence above is drawn from the Gemmatimonadota bacterium genome and encodes:
- the metK gene encoding methionine adenosyltransferase — protein: MGRLFTSESVSEGHPDKVADQISDAVLDAMLKQDPKSRVACETLVTTGLVLVAGEVTSEATVDLQSLVRGVIKEIGYTDSSYGFDYRSCAVLVALDQQSSDIALGVDTGGAGDQGMMFGYACRETPELMPLPIILSHKLVAELAQIRKDKGLSYLRPDSKSQVTVEYDGDEPVRVHTVVVSTQHDEDVSHAQIKRDVKEKVIREVVPTHLLDGDTIYHVNPTGKFVVGGPHGDCGLTGRKIIVDTYGGMGRHGGGAFSGKDPSKVDRSGHYAARWVAKNVVAAGLASRCEVQLAYAIGVVKPVSVAVDTFGTGKIEESKIVDLIDDHFDLTPSGIIAALDLTRPVYRSTAAYGHFGRGEFTWEQTGKAGVLKKAAGL
- a CDS encoding sigma-54 dependent transcriptional regulator — protein: MNQNILIIDDERNIRRTLDMILSGEGYQVFTCASAKAGLDVLKKERIHLVLLDIVMPEINGLDLLPKLLEVRPNLAIIMISGHGNVQNAVLAIKRGAYDFLEKPLDRDKVLMAISRALQTRELAAENRHLKQQIEGRYEMVGQSPALTEIRNQIARVAPTNGRVLILGESGTGKELIARAVHKMSHRAKNSFVKVNCAAIPEELIESELFGSDRGAFTGAVKTRDGKFLQADGGTLFLDEIGDMSLSVQAKVLRALEQGEFERVGGAKTFRVDVRVIAATNKNLHAEVEQGKFREDLYFRLNVVPLTAPPLRERREDIPELAEHFLKAYAEENGFLPKTLSAEARDLLLQYDWPGNIRELKNLVERLSIMVSGDTIYPEDLPTLDGMSIPKQPDSFPDLGVGRTLRQVREAVERHYIAEALERHGGNVTRASNALGIERTNLHKKIKQYDLER